In one Saimiri boliviensis isolate mSaiBol1 chromosome 3, mSaiBol1.pri, whole genome shotgun sequence genomic region, the following are encoded:
- the LOC141583889 gene encoding uncharacterized protein LOC141583889: MGQFYTQESCVTSHPARWPATESVSFLLDGASRGMKEGRRARARRRGQGGGGTDDADARRTLGGEGGTAPKGVGEPWGPQLQLLCPSPQRTTKVAKRGRRWPCRPGLALGAAASPEPLVVLGDWKHGCPRPPGLPCSSSGSLPWPGGVQAGRRRGVITTPCTRTLYPAFQTLHAALCLHPTPAPRPLYPVPHTLHPTLAPHTLYPVPCSTPCTPHQHPVPCPTPYTPHRHPVPCTLYPVPHPAPGIVQLAPFAQHPHPASLHPAPRTPDCTPCTPQPASCTPHPESCTPHPTSCIRIPAPRILHPAPCILHPTSRIPTPRILHPAPCIPNPKSKSGSTC, translated from the exons ATGGGTCAGTTCTATACACAGGAAAGCTGCGTAACAAGTCATCCGGCCAGATGGCCTGCAACTGAGAGTGTTTCCTTCTTGCTG GACGGTGCTTCaagaggaatgaaggaaggaaggagggcaaGGGCGAGAcggaggggacagggaggaggaggaacgGACGACGCGGATGCCAGACGCACCCTCGGAGGGGAGGGAGGAACGGCTCCCAAAGGCGTGGGTGAGCCCTGGGGCCCGCAGCTTCAGCTGCTCTGCCCCTCCCCACAGAGGACGACCAAGGTGGCCAAGAGGGGCAGGCGCTGGCCCTGCAGGCCTGGCCTTGCTTTGGGAGCAGCTGCTTCTCCAGAACCCCTTGTTGTGCTGGGGGACTGGAAGCACGGATGCCCCCGCCCTCCTGGCCTTCCTTGCTCCTCCTCAGGCTCCCTGCCCTGGCCTGGGGGTGTGCAGGCCGGCAGGAGGAGGGGCGTCATCACTACTCCCTGCACCCGAACCCTGTACCCCGCATTCCAAACCCTGCATGCCGCATTGTGCCTGCACCCCACACCAGCACCCCGTCCCCTGTACCCTGTACCCCACACCCTACACCCCACACTGGCACCCCATACCCTGTACCCTGTACCCTGTTCCACACCCTGCACCCCACACCAGCACCCCGTACCCTGTCCCACACCCTACACCCCACACCGGCACCCCGTACCCTGTACCCTGTACCCTGTCCCACACCCTGCACCCGGCATCGTGCAGCTGGCACCATTTGCCCAGCACCCACACCCTGCATCCCTGCACCCTGCACCCCGAACCCCAGACTGCACACCCTGCACCCCACAACCTGCATCCTGCACCCCACACCCCGAATCCTGCACCCCGCACCCCACATCCTGCATCCGAATCCCTGCACCCCGAATCTTGCATCCCGCACCCTGCATTCTGCACCCCACATCCCGCATCCCCACACCCCGAATCCTGCACCCTGCACCCTGCATCCCGAATCCCAAATCCAAATCCGGGAGCACCTGTTGA